A single window of Gadus morhua chromosome 22, gadMor3.0, whole genome shotgun sequence DNA harbors:
- the LOC115536062 gene encoding cytosolic phospholipase A2 gamma-like, whose translation MSALRAEREIDLIISFDFSEGDPMETLTETAKHCNELGISFPAIDCTKSDNNSPKGFYVFKGVKEAPTVIHIPLFNVENCGSELDAYIQKYTTFQGAYSPEMIEDLMKKAGENVLNHKEHLMEEIKAIVQQKSGTMPSSCLIA comes from the exons ATGAGTGCACTGAGAGCTGAGCGAGAAATAGATCTGATCATCTCCTTTGACTTCAGTGAAGGAGATCCAATGGAG ACTTTGACTGAAACAGCTAAACATTGTAATGAGTTGGGCATCTCCTTCCCAGCGATTGATTGCACAAAAAGCGACAATAACTCTCCAAAGGGTTTCTATGTGTTCAAGGGGGTGAAGGAAGCCCCCACTGTAATCCACATTCCCTTATTCAACGTTGAAAACTGTG GGAGCGAGTTGGATGCTTACATACAGAAGTATACCACATTCCAGGGAGCTTACAGCCCAGAGATGATCGAGGATCTGATGAAGAAGGCCGGTGAAAACGTCTTAAACCACAAAGAGCACCTGATGGAGGAGATCAAGGCCATTGTCCAGCAGAAGAGCGGGACAATGCCCAGCTCTTGTCTAattgcttaa